The following proteins come from a genomic window of Lycium ferocissimum isolate CSIRO_LF1 chromosome 4, AGI_CSIRO_Lferr_CH_V1, whole genome shotgun sequence:
- the LOC132051470 gene encoding uncharacterized protein LOC132051470 isoform X1: MREIERKQGPNTKQAKRVVKTEKKDYKQQEKSTGKTLKRKETDHKASPPRPESSVLVSDPNTVTEPTEVYENVVIDYVDDVYRSEEATEQSKTRKMVDKQGKDKITDRSSDMESEPKEGVEEASDVETVNDSVSSQGDPQITEDENVERTSTVKVSRKLVKTEGNNSSQAQRAKSDRKANNSQIKASKSTANKAKAPKKDPSKVTSKSLNDNSKNMKVHPKSLSDSSEEGDEKSVKEVEQADILDETSVSAQSVGSDDETVNTEENCEQEDKEALEQKIGEMESRLEKLEEELREVAALEIALYSVVSEHGSSAHKLHTPARRLSRLYLHACKYWSQDKRATVAKNTVSGLVLVAKSCGNDVARLTFWLSNAVVLRVIISQAFGSSCRSSSLVTIAESNRGGNKTESKISSLKWKTHPGSKQSSKHDLLQFFDDWQETKTFTTALERVESWIFSRIVESIWWQTLTPNMQSPADDPVTSKSVGRLLGPALGDQQQGNFSINLWKSAFQEALKRLCPVRAGSHECGCLPVLARRVIEHCVARLDVAMFNAILRESAHEIPTDPISDPIVDSKVLPIPAGDLSFGSGAQLKNSVGNWSRCLTDLFGMDAEDSGQNDEGSSEDDHRKIGNQLEHFHLLNALSDLLMLPKDMLMDRTIRMEVCPSISLPLVKRILCNFSPDEFCPDPVPGAVLEALNAECIIARRLSGGDSSSSFPYPAAPVVYTPPVAVDVAEKVAEVEGKSHLSWSASAIQRKGYTSDEELEEIDSPLACIIDKMPSSPAFAQNGNGYGKAKQKEEITGSTGSNARYGFLREVWQAT; the protein is encoded by the exons ATGAGGGAAATTGAACGGAAGCAAGGTCCAAACACTAAACAAGCAAAACGTGTTGTAAAGACAGAGAAAAAAGACTACAAACAGCAGGAAAAGAGTACTGGCAAAacattgaaaagaaaagagactGATCATAAAGCTTCACCTCCTAGACCAGAGTCCAGTGTCTTAGTAAGTGATCCAAACACGGTCACAGAGCCCACTGAAGTTTATGAAAATGTGGTTATAGATTATGTGGATGATGTCTACAGGTCTGAGGAAGCAACTGAGCAATCAAAAACACGGAAAATGGTTGACAAACAGGGCAAGGATAAAATCACTGATCGTTCTAGTGATATGGAGAGTGAACCCAAAGAGGGGGTGGAAGAGGCATCAGATGTTGAGACAGTGAATGATTCAGTTTCATCTCAAGGAGATCCACAAATAACTGAAGATGAAAATGTAGAAAGAACTTCGACTGTCAAGGTCTCTAGAAAGCTTGTGAAAACTGAAGGAAATAATTCTTCCCAGGCACAACGAGCTAAATCTGATCGGAAAGCAAACAATTCACAGATTAAGGCATCAAAAAGTACAGCAAACAAAGCCAAAGCACCTAAAAAAGATCCATCTAAAGTGACATCCAAGAGCCTCAATGATAACTCCAAAAATATGAAAGTCCATCCCAAATCCCTATCAGATTCCTCAGAAGAAGGTGATGAAAAATCTGTTAAAGAGGTAGAGCAAGCAGACATTTTGGATGAGACTTCAGTTAGTGCTCAAAGTGTTGGAAGTGATGATGAAACAGTCAACACCGAGGAGAACTGTGAGCAAGAAGATAAAGAAGCTTTAGAGCAAAAGATTGGAGAAATGGAATCAAGGCTTGAGAAACTTGAGGAAGAGTTGAGAGAAGTTGCTGCCCTTGAAATTGCTCTCTACTCTGTGGTATCTGAGCATGGCAGTTCTGCACATAAGCTGCACACACCTGCCAGGCGCCTTTCTAGACTCTACCTTCATGCATGTAAATACTGGTCTCAAGACAAAAGAGCTACAGTTGCTAAAAACACAGTTTCCGGCCTTGTCTTAGTTGCCAAGTCATGTGGCAACGACGTGGCAAG GTTAACATTTTGGCTGTCAAATGCTGTTGTTCTGAGGGTAATCATTTCTCAAGCATTTGGAAGTTCCTGTAGGTCAAGTTCATTGGTAACGATTGCTGAGTCAAATAGAGGTGGAAATAAAACTGAATCAAAGATATCCTCTTTAAAATGGAAGACGCATCCAGGAAGCAAACAATCAAGTAAGCATGACCTTTTGCAGTTTTTTGATGATTGGCAAGAAACAAAAACTTTTACAACTGCTTTAGAGAGAGTAGAATCCTGGATTTTCTCGCGGATCGTTGAGTCAATATGGTGGCAG ACCTTGACTCCCAATATGCAATCTCCCGCTGATGATCCAGTGACCAGCAAATCTGTTGGAAGGTTATTAGGACCTGCCTTGGGGGACCAGCAGCAAGGAAACTTTTCCATTAACCTATGGAAGAGTGCTTTCCAGGAGGCTTTGAAGAGATTATGTCCTGTACGAGCAGGAAGCCATGAATGTGGTTGCTTGCCTGTTTTGGCTAGAAGG GTGATTGAACACTGTGTTGCCAGACTGGATGTGGCTATGTTCAATGCAATTCTTCGTGAGTCAGCTCATGAGATCCCAACTGATCCCATATCTGATCCAATAGTTGACTCAAAGGTGTTGCCTATTCCAGCCGGAGATTTAAGTTTTGGTTCGGGTGCACAATTGAAAAACTCA GTTGGCAATTGGTCAAGATGTCTTACTGATTTGTTTGGCATGGATGCTGAAGATTCTGGGCAAAATGATGAAGGCAGCTCTGAAGACGATCATAGGAAAATTGGAAATCAACTAGAGCATTTCCATCTTCTCAATGCCTTAAGCGATCTTCTCATGCTTCCAAAAGACATGCTCATGGACCGCACAATCAGAATGGAG GTATGTCCATCTATCAGTCTTCCATTGGTTAAGCGAATACTCTGCAACTTCTCTCCAGATGAGTTTTGTCCTGATCCTGTCCCTGGCGCTGTTTTAGAAGCTCTCAATGCCGAG TGCATCATAGCACGTCGATTATCAGGAGGAGACTCTTCAAGCAGCTTCCCTTACCCTGCCGCCCCAGTTGTATATACACCTCCTGTTGCCGTGGACGTTGCAGAAAAAGTTGCAGAAGTTGAGGGGAAGTCTCACCTGTCTTGGAGTGCTTCTGCTATACAAAGGAAGGGATACACAAGCGACGAGGAACTGGAGGAAATAGATTCTCCTCTTGCATGTATTATTGACAAAATGCCATCGTCACCCGCTTTTGCACaaaatggaaatggatatggaaaagctaaacaaaaggaagaaattaCAGGTTCGACTGGATCAAATGCTAGGTATGGATTTCTTCGTGAGGTTTGGCAGGCAACATAA
- the LOC132051470 gene encoding uncharacterized protein LOC132051470 isoform X2 codes for MVDKQGKDKITDRSSDMESEPKEGVEEASDVETVNDSVSSQGDPQITEDENVERTSTVKVSRKLVKTEGNNSSQAQRAKSDRKANNSQIKASKSTANKAKAPKKDPSKVTSKSLNDNSKNMKVHPKSLSDSSEEGDEKSVKEVEQADILDETSVSAQSVGSDDETVNTEENCEQEDKEALEQKIGEMESRLEKLEEELREVAALEIALYSVVSEHGSSAHKLHTPARRLSRLYLHACKYWSQDKRATVAKNTVSGLVLVAKSCGNDVARLTFWLSNAVVLRVIISQAFGSSCRSSSLVTIAESNRGGNKTESKISSLKWKTHPGSKQSSKHDLLQFFDDWQETKTFTTALERVESWIFSRIVESIWWQTLTPNMQSPADDPVTSKSVGRLLGPALGDQQQGNFSINLWKSAFQEALKRLCPVRAGSHECGCLPVLARRVIEHCVARLDVAMFNAILRESAHEIPTDPISDPIVDSKVLPIPAGDLSFGSGAQLKNSVGNWSRCLTDLFGMDAEDSGQNDEGSSEDDHRKIGNQLEHFHLLNALSDLLMLPKDMLMDRTIRMEVCPSISLPLVKRILCNFSPDEFCPDPVPGAVLEALNAECIIARRLSGGDSSSSFPYPAAPVVYTPPVAVDVAEKVAEVEGKSHLSWSASAIQRKGYTSDEELEEIDSPLACIIDKMPSSPAFAQNGNGYGKAKQKEEITGSTGSNARYGFLREVWQAT; via the exons ATGGTTGACAAACAGGGCAAGGATAAAATCACTGATCGTTCTAGTGATATGGAGAGTGAACCCAAAGAGGGGGTGGAAGAGGCATCAGATGTTGAGACAGTGAATGATTCAGTTTCATCTCAAGGAGATCCACAAATAACTGAAGATGAAAATGTAGAAAGAACTTCGACTGTCAAGGTCTCTAGAAAGCTTGTGAAAACTGAAGGAAATAATTCTTCCCAGGCACAACGAGCTAAATCTGATCGGAAAGCAAACAATTCACAGATTAAGGCATCAAAAAGTACAGCAAACAAAGCCAAAGCACCTAAAAAAGATCCATCTAAAGTGACATCCAAGAGCCTCAATGATAACTCCAAAAATATGAAAGTCCATCCCAAATCCCTATCAGATTCCTCAGAAGAAGGTGATGAAAAATCTGTTAAAGAGGTAGAGCAAGCAGACATTTTGGATGAGACTTCAGTTAGTGCTCAAAGTGTTGGAAGTGATGATGAAACAGTCAACACCGAGGAGAACTGTGAGCAAGAAGATAAAGAAGCTTTAGAGCAAAAGATTGGAGAAATGGAATCAAGGCTTGAGAAACTTGAGGAAGAGTTGAGAGAAGTTGCTGCCCTTGAAATTGCTCTCTACTCTGTGGTATCTGAGCATGGCAGTTCTGCACATAAGCTGCACACACCTGCCAGGCGCCTTTCTAGACTCTACCTTCATGCATGTAAATACTGGTCTCAAGACAAAAGAGCTACAGTTGCTAAAAACACAGTTTCCGGCCTTGTCTTAGTTGCCAAGTCATGTGGCAACGACGTGGCAAG GTTAACATTTTGGCTGTCAAATGCTGTTGTTCTGAGGGTAATCATTTCTCAAGCATTTGGAAGTTCCTGTAGGTCAAGTTCATTGGTAACGATTGCTGAGTCAAATAGAGGTGGAAATAAAACTGAATCAAAGATATCCTCTTTAAAATGGAAGACGCATCCAGGAAGCAAACAATCAAGTAAGCATGACCTTTTGCAGTTTTTTGATGATTGGCAAGAAACAAAAACTTTTACAACTGCTTTAGAGAGAGTAGAATCCTGGATTTTCTCGCGGATCGTTGAGTCAATATGGTGGCAG ACCTTGACTCCCAATATGCAATCTCCCGCTGATGATCCAGTGACCAGCAAATCTGTTGGAAGGTTATTAGGACCTGCCTTGGGGGACCAGCAGCAAGGAAACTTTTCCATTAACCTATGGAAGAGTGCTTTCCAGGAGGCTTTGAAGAGATTATGTCCTGTACGAGCAGGAAGCCATGAATGTGGTTGCTTGCCTGTTTTGGCTAGAAGG GTGATTGAACACTGTGTTGCCAGACTGGATGTGGCTATGTTCAATGCAATTCTTCGTGAGTCAGCTCATGAGATCCCAACTGATCCCATATCTGATCCAATAGTTGACTCAAAGGTGTTGCCTATTCCAGCCGGAGATTTAAGTTTTGGTTCGGGTGCACAATTGAAAAACTCA GTTGGCAATTGGTCAAGATGTCTTACTGATTTGTTTGGCATGGATGCTGAAGATTCTGGGCAAAATGATGAAGGCAGCTCTGAAGACGATCATAGGAAAATTGGAAATCAACTAGAGCATTTCCATCTTCTCAATGCCTTAAGCGATCTTCTCATGCTTCCAAAAGACATGCTCATGGACCGCACAATCAGAATGGAG GTATGTCCATCTATCAGTCTTCCATTGGTTAAGCGAATACTCTGCAACTTCTCTCCAGATGAGTTTTGTCCTGATCCTGTCCCTGGCGCTGTTTTAGAAGCTCTCAATGCCGAG TGCATCATAGCACGTCGATTATCAGGAGGAGACTCTTCAAGCAGCTTCCCTTACCCTGCCGCCCCAGTTGTATATACACCTCCTGTTGCCGTGGACGTTGCAGAAAAAGTTGCAGAAGTTGAGGGGAAGTCTCACCTGTCTTGGAGTGCTTCTGCTATACAAAGGAAGGGATACACAAGCGACGAGGAACTGGAGGAAATAGATTCTCCTCTTGCATGTATTATTGACAAAATGCCATCGTCACCCGCTTTTGCACaaaatggaaatggatatggaaaagctaaacaaaaggaagaaattaCAGGTTCGACTGGATCAAATGCTAGGTATGGATTTCTTCGTGAGGTTTGGCAGGCAACATAA